The following proteins are encoded in a genomic region of Fusarium oxysporum f. sp. lycopersici 4287 chromosome 1, whole genome shotgun sequence:
- a CDS encoding hypothetical protein (At least one base has a quality score < 10) translates to MPQTGPSMSPALGIRLEGDLHSYSPGDTIIGYVYRKSPVVSPDSSVTISLSGRTKSKIVIHRANNTSTYRGRFNLISEPACSQKIFQGPLHIESGGDEQTWPFAITLPKHVDPRYLQGGGQDESFLPLGATDHILPSTYTLRSLGNTEGFIEYFVKATLRVTGQGHVNMTEAVLPFDVINLSPDPPIADFALKGSRSRQTMSSYRLVPGMEDVKLSFSQKMKQSFSTSSVPEFVYNLLVDVPTVIQLDNPTPIPFKLRVVPDLNGTSEIIKEVPQKVKLSSVSIRIVSSTEVICEGTLYPHTKEKREEIDLCVESAISRIKDDIYIPCTDEWPSLDIGDIIDLRLGQLRPGFPHRPGGGYMQFNPTFTTYNIRHSHRLTWKVIGEIAGERFSALGTVALKILMPSDERRRLGEKDSVKRAETEAASDGAPGPSQLQRNESWIQPPDEDDAPPSFTEVVKEDKGAHVAEKSSK, encoded by the coding sequence ATGCCTCAGACTGGTCCCTCAATGTCCCCAGCACTGGGCATCCGCCTTGAAGGAGACCTACATTCATATTCCCCTGGTGACACAATTATTGGCTATGTTTATCGAAAGAGTCCTGTCGTGAGTCCAGACTCATCAGTTACTATCTCCCTATCAGGGCGAACCAAATCGAAGATAGTTATCCATCGcgcaaataacacatctacTTACCGAGGCCGTTTCAATCTAATCTCCGAGCCTGCTTGCTCCCAAAAGATCTTTCAAGGCCCGCTCCATATTGAAAGCGGCGGCGATGAGCAGACATGGCCGTTTGCAATAACGCTGCCAAAGCATGTTGACCCGAGATACTTGCAGGGCGGGGGCCAAGACGAGAGTTTTTTACCTCTGGGCGCAACAGATCACATTCTACCATCAACCTATACACTTCGCTCCCTTGGAAACACTGAGGGTTTTATCGAGTACTTTGTGAAAGCTACCCTGAGGGTCACCGGGCAAGGTCATGTTAATATGACTGAAGCTGTCCTTCCGTTCGATgtcatcaacctcagccCTGACCCTCCCATAGCGGACTTTGCGCTTAAAGGTTCACGGAGCCGTCAGACCATGTCGAGCTATCGTCTTGTCCCAGGTATGGAAGATGTCAAGTTATCATTTTCTCAGAAGATGAAGCAGTCTTTCAGCACTTCAAGTGTACCAGAATTCGTCTACAATCTCCTTGTTGATGTGCCAACTGTCATCCAACTCGACAACCCTACTCCGATACCGTTCAAATTACGTGTCGTTCCAGATTTGAATGGGACAAGCGAAATTATCAAAGAAGTCCCACAGAAGGTCAAATTATCATCAGTTTCTATTCGAATTGTCAGCAGCACCGAGGTCATCTGCGAAGGAACTCTGTATCCCCATACAAAGGAAAAACGCGAGGAGATTGACCTGTGTGTTGAGAGTGCGATAAGCAGAATCAAGGACGACATCTATATCCCCTGTACAGATGAATGGCCCTCACTCGATATTGGAGACATAATTGATTTGCGTCTCGGACAATTACGGCCTGGTTTTCCTCATCGGCCAGGCGGTGGCTATATGCAGTTTAACCCGACCTTTACCACATACAACATTCGTCATTCGCACAGGCTGACATGGAAGGTCATAGGTGAAATAGCAGGAGAGCGCTTCAGCGCGTTGGGGACAGTGGCCTTAaagatcttgatgccaagTGACGAGCGAAGGCGGCTGGGTGAAAAGGATTCAGTTAAAAGGGCCGAAACTGAAGCTGCATCTGATGGTGCACCAGGTCCGTCTCAATTGCAAAGAAACGAGTCGTGGATCCAGCCCccggatgaagatgacgccCCCCCAAGCTTTACTGAAGTAGTCAAGGAAGACAAGGGAGCACACGTAGCAGAGAAGTCCAGTAAATAG